A single region of the Lycium barbarum isolate Lr01 chromosome 2, ASM1917538v2, whole genome shotgun sequence genome encodes:
- the LOC132627412 gene encoding uncharacterized aarF domain-containing protein kinase At1g71810, chloroplastic isoform X2, with amino-acid sequence MLLVPPQPSALFTGTSFSDRRLFRRSNFNSGSRRRVTPPVAAAVAREVDDFTKYSGYVFELNPSYEDSLTEYNIAKIAAFYQKKPLIVLRRLVQIGSTLGKWFAVRYLDTVNERADEMFKIRAAELRKILLQLGPAYVKIAQAISSRPDLIPPSYLDELSLLQDRITPFSSEVAFQIIEKELGMPIDVMFSEISPEPVAAASLGQVYQARLSSSGEVVAIKVQRPGVQSAISLDILILRYLAGLIRKAGKFNTDLQAVVDEWASSLFREMDYKQEARNGVRFRQLYGAIKDVVVPEMHMAETTRKVLTMQWLEGQKLAGIKDLYLVEVGVYCSFSQLLEYGFYHADPHPGNLLRTYDGKLAYLDFGMMGEFKQEYRDGFIEACLHLVNRDYSALAKDFVTLGLIPPTSDKAAVTEALTGVFRNAVDKGVRNVSFGDLLGDLGFTMYKFKFQIPSYFSLVIRSLAVLEGIAVGINPEYKVLGSTYPWIARKVLTDSSPKLKASLRALLYKDGQFRIDRLESLFSETLRAKTERTLIEKQNDGTDSKVVIKQILSFTLDDKAAFIREILLEEFAKGMDALGVATLNSVTNAVATRLPFSPSRPSSMTEEDITNLRNLQRLLLLISGLREDKNPSMVNGVSTSNEQMISLNGAPVALQQFEAVQEFLPLLSVLPELPQDMQQQLLRLPADLAGKLASRVAARTLKRVFL; translated from the exons ATGCTACTCGTCCCGCCACAACCATCGGCGTTATTCACCGGCACTTCATTTTCCGACCGCCGTCTGTTCCGGCGGAGCAACTTCAATTCCGGCTCCCGCCGCCGTGTAACGCCGCCTGTTGCGGCGGCAGTTGCGCGGGAAGTAGATGATTTCACGAAGTACTCCGGCTACGTTTTCGAGCTGAATCCGTCCTATGAGGATTCTCTTACGGAATACAATATCGCGAAAATTGCAGCGTTTTATCAGAAGAAACCGTTGATTGTACTTCGTAGGCTTGTACAAATTGGCTCTACTTTAGGCAAGTGGTTTGCTGTTAGGTATTTGGATACTGTTAACGAACGCGCCGATGAAATGTTCAAA ATTAGAGCTGCAGAATTGAGGAAGATACTATTACAGCTTGGTCCG GCATATGTTAAAATTGCCCAGGCTATCTCATCTCGACCA GATTTGATACCACCATCCTATTTGGATGAGCTATCTCTGTTGCAAGATCGGATAACACCATTTTCCTCTGAAGTAGCTTTTCAAATTATAGAGAAAGAGCTCGGCATGCCAATAGATGTGATGTTCTCTGAGATCTCACCTGAGCCTGTCGCAGCAGCATCACTTGGACAG GTCTATCAAGCTAGGCTTAGTTCTAGCGGGGAAGTTGTTGCTATAAAGGTGCAGAGACCTGGAGTTCAAAGTGCAATCTCTCTGGACATATTGATTTTACGTTATCTCGCCGGATTAATAAGGAAGGCAGGAAAATTTAATACCGACCTTCAG GCAGTTGTCGATGAATGGGCCTCAAGTCTTTTTCGG GAGATGGACTACAAACAAGAAGCACGGAATGGAGTCAGATTTCG GCAATTGTATGGTGCAATAAAAGATGTTGTGGTTCCTGAAATGCATATGGCAGAGACAACCCGGAAAGTGCTCACTATGCAGTGGCTGGAG GGGCAAAAGCTGGCTGGGATCAAGGATCTTTATTTGGTTGAG GTAGGGGTTTATTGCTCATTCAGTCAACTTCTAGAGTATGGATTCTATCATGCAGATCCACATCCCGGAAACCTTCTTCGTACATATGATGGGAAACTAGCCTACTTAG ATTTTGGTATGATGGGTGAATTCAAACAAGAATATCGTGATGGTTTCATTGAAGCATGTCTCCATCTAGTGAATCGTGATTACAGTGCATTGGCCAAGGACTTTGTCACTCTTGG GCTTATTCCACCCACAAGTGACAAAGCAGCAGTTACAGAAGCTCTAACAG GTGTTTTTCGGAATGCTGTAGACAAAGGAGTCCGCAATGTAAGTTTTGGGGATCTTCTTGGGGATTTGGGATTCACCAT GTACAAATTTAAGTTTCAAATACCTTCTTATTTCTCTCTTGTCATCCGAAG CCTTGCTGTGCTGGAGGGCATTGCAGTTGGCATCAACCCAGAATACAAAGTTCTGGGCAGTACATATCCATGGATCGCTAGAAAAGTCCTAACTGACAGCTCACCGAAACTGAAAGCTTCTTTAAGAGCACTTCTTTATAAG GATGGTCAGTTCAGGATTGATCGACTAGAGTCACTCTTTTCAGAG ACTCTCCGTGCCAAGACAGAGAGAACCCTGATAGAGAAGCAAAATGATGGAACTGATTCGAAGGTCGTGATCAAGCAAATtctttcttttacacttgatgaTAAG GCTGCCTTTATCAGAGAAATTCTACTTGAGGAGTTTGCAAAG GGTATGGATGCACTTGGTGTTGCAACTCTCAATTCAGTAACAAATGCAGTTGCAACTAGGTTACCGTTCTCTCCCTCCCGACCATCTTCAATGACTGAAGAAGATATTACTAATCTAAGAAATTTGCAACGTCTATTACTGTTGATATCAGGACTTAGAGAGGACAAGAACCCCAGCATG GTTAATGGAGTTAGCACATCCAACGAGCAGATGATATCTTTGAATGGAGCACCTGTAGCCCTTCAGCAATTTGAAGCTGTCCAAGAATTTCTACCCCTCCTTTCAGTTCTACCTGAG CTTCCCCAAGATATGCAACAACAGTTACTTCGGTTGCCTGCTGATTTAGCTGGAAAGCTGGCTTCCCGAGTCGCTGCAAGGACGTTAAAGAGGGTATTCTTGTGA
- the LOC132627412 gene encoding uncharacterized aarF domain-containing protein kinase At1g71810, chloroplastic isoform X1 yields MLLVPPQPSALFTGTSFSDRRLFRRSNFNSGSRRRVTPPVAAAVAREVDDFTKYSGYVFELNPSYEDSLTEYNIAKIAAFYQKKPLIVLRRLVQIGSTLGKWFAVRYLDTVNERADEMFKIRAAELRKILLQLGPAYVKIAQAISSRPDLIPPSYLDELSLLQDRITPFSSEVAFQIIEKELGMPIDVMFSEISPEPVAAASLGQVYQARLSSSGEVVAIKVQRPGVQSAISLDILILRYLAGLIRKAGKFNTDLQAVVDEWASSLFREMDYKQEARNGVRFRQLYGAIKDVVVPEMHMAETTRKVLTMQWLEGQKLAGIKDLYLVEVGVYCSFSQLLEYGFYHADPHPGNLLRTYDGKLAYLDFGMMGEFKQEYRDGFIEACLHLVNRDYSALAKDFVTLGLIPPTSDKAAVTEALTGVFRNAVDKGVRNVSFGDLLGDLGFTMYKFKFQIPSYFSLVIRSLAVLEGIAVGINPEYKVLGSTYPWIARKVLTDSSPKLKASLRALLYKDGQFRIDRLESLFSETLRAKTERTLIEKQNDGTDSKVVIKQILSFTLDDKAAFIREILLEEFAKGMDALGVATLNSVTNAVATRLPFSPSRPSSMTEEDITNLRNLQRLLLLISGLREDKNPSMKVNGVSTSNEQMISLNGAPVALQQFEAVQEFLPLLSVLPELPQDMQQQLLRLPADLAGKLASRVAARTLKRVFL; encoded by the exons ATGCTACTCGTCCCGCCACAACCATCGGCGTTATTCACCGGCACTTCATTTTCCGACCGCCGTCTGTTCCGGCGGAGCAACTTCAATTCCGGCTCCCGCCGCCGTGTAACGCCGCCTGTTGCGGCGGCAGTTGCGCGGGAAGTAGATGATTTCACGAAGTACTCCGGCTACGTTTTCGAGCTGAATCCGTCCTATGAGGATTCTCTTACGGAATACAATATCGCGAAAATTGCAGCGTTTTATCAGAAGAAACCGTTGATTGTACTTCGTAGGCTTGTACAAATTGGCTCTACTTTAGGCAAGTGGTTTGCTGTTAGGTATTTGGATACTGTTAACGAACGCGCCGATGAAATGTTCAAA ATTAGAGCTGCAGAATTGAGGAAGATACTATTACAGCTTGGTCCG GCATATGTTAAAATTGCCCAGGCTATCTCATCTCGACCA GATTTGATACCACCATCCTATTTGGATGAGCTATCTCTGTTGCAAGATCGGATAACACCATTTTCCTCTGAAGTAGCTTTTCAAATTATAGAGAAAGAGCTCGGCATGCCAATAGATGTGATGTTCTCTGAGATCTCACCTGAGCCTGTCGCAGCAGCATCACTTGGACAG GTCTATCAAGCTAGGCTTAGTTCTAGCGGGGAAGTTGTTGCTATAAAGGTGCAGAGACCTGGAGTTCAAAGTGCAATCTCTCTGGACATATTGATTTTACGTTATCTCGCCGGATTAATAAGGAAGGCAGGAAAATTTAATACCGACCTTCAG GCAGTTGTCGATGAATGGGCCTCAAGTCTTTTTCGG GAGATGGACTACAAACAAGAAGCACGGAATGGAGTCAGATTTCG GCAATTGTATGGTGCAATAAAAGATGTTGTGGTTCCTGAAATGCATATGGCAGAGACAACCCGGAAAGTGCTCACTATGCAGTGGCTGGAG GGGCAAAAGCTGGCTGGGATCAAGGATCTTTATTTGGTTGAG GTAGGGGTTTATTGCTCATTCAGTCAACTTCTAGAGTATGGATTCTATCATGCAGATCCACATCCCGGAAACCTTCTTCGTACATATGATGGGAAACTAGCCTACTTAG ATTTTGGTATGATGGGTGAATTCAAACAAGAATATCGTGATGGTTTCATTGAAGCATGTCTCCATCTAGTGAATCGTGATTACAGTGCATTGGCCAAGGACTTTGTCACTCTTGG GCTTATTCCACCCACAAGTGACAAAGCAGCAGTTACAGAAGCTCTAACAG GTGTTTTTCGGAATGCTGTAGACAAAGGAGTCCGCAATGTAAGTTTTGGGGATCTTCTTGGGGATTTGGGATTCACCAT GTACAAATTTAAGTTTCAAATACCTTCTTATTTCTCTCTTGTCATCCGAAG CCTTGCTGTGCTGGAGGGCATTGCAGTTGGCATCAACCCAGAATACAAAGTTCTGGGCAGTACATATCCATGGATCGCTAGAAAAGTCCTAACTGACAGCTCACCGAAACTGAAAGCTTCTTTAAGAGCACTTCTTTATAAG GATGGTCAGTTCAGGATTGATCGACTAGAGTCACTCTTTTCAGAG ACTCTCCGTGCCAAGACAGAGAGAACCCTGATAGAGAAGCAAAATGATGGAACTGATTCGAAGGTCGTGATCAAGCAAATtctttcttttacacttgatgaTAAG GCTGCCTTTATCAGAGAAATTCTACTTGAGGAGTTTGCAAAG GGTATGGATGCACTTGGTGTTGCAACTCTCAATTCAGTAACAAATGCAGTTGCAACTAGGTTACCGTTCTCTCCCTCCCGACCATCTTCAATGACTGAAGAAGATATTACTAATCTAAGAAATTTGCAACGTCTATTACTGTTGATATCAGGACTTAGAGAGGACAAGAACCCCAGCATG AAGGTTAATGGAGTTAGCACATCCAACGAGCAGATGATATCTTTGAATGGAGCACCTGTAGCCCTTCAGCAATTTGAAGCTGTCCAAGAATTTCTACCCCTCCTTTCAGTTCTACCTGAG CTTCCCCAAGATATGCAACAACAGTTACTTCGGTTGCCTGCTGATTTAGCTGGAAAGCTGGCTTCCCGAGTCGCTGCAAGGACGTTAAAGAGGGTATTCTTGTGA